One segment of Candidatus Manganitrophus noduliformans DNA contains the following:
- the pilB gene encoding type IV-A pilus assembly ATPase PilB, whose product MVSEKLGKLIVNAQLINDEQLQKALLVQKKEGGRLGSILVRLGFIDEAKLLKFLSQQYGVPAADLTKIEIDPAVVKLVPAEVVKKYLVVPIKRMGATLSLAMVDPSDVFAIDDIKFMTGYNVEPIIAAESSVVELINKYYGKGALAVVEKTMTIEAKDYTLSEEDTGGFQGQDEDNAMVSVDDFDTVVGDALENIDVVEEQQDDGGIKDVDAPIVKLVNGVLVNAIKVGASDIHVEPFETVFRVRFRIDGSMKTIMNLPIKIKNAVVSRLKIMSKLDIAERRLPQDGRIKLKLGKKKEVDFRVSTLPCLFGEKVVMRILDKGNLSLDLTKLGFEEGALKDFTEAINAPYGMVLVTGPTGSGKTTTLYSALSTINTTEINIMTAEDPVEYNLMGINQVQMKDEIGLNFAAALRSFLRQDPDVVMVGEIRDYETAEIGVKAALTGHLVLSTLHTNDAPGTVNRLLNMGIEPFLVASSVVLILAQRLARRICAKCKEPDSLPPDALLKAGFKQEELKGLVIYKGKGCDVCNKTGYKGRVALYEVMPVKEELRELILQGASADELKKKAISLGMKTLRMSGLSKVKEGMTTIEEVLDSTFAD is encoded by the coding sequence TTGGTTTCGGAAAAACTTGGAAAGCTCATCGTGAATGCGCAGTTGATTAACGATGAGCAGCTCCAAAAGGCGTTGCTGGTCCAGAAGAAAGAGGGGGGGCGGCTCGGGAGCATTCTGGTTCGCTTGGGATTTATCGATGAAGCCAAACTGTTGAAATTCTTAAGCCAACAGTATGGCGTTCCGGCGGCGGACCTTACAAAGATAGAGATCGACCCTGCGGTGGTCAAATTGGTTCCGGCCGAAGTGGTGAAGAAATATCTGGTTGTTCCGATCAAGCGGATGGGAGCCACGCTGAGCCTCGCGATGGTCGATCCCTCCGATGTCTTTGCGATAGATGACATCAAGTTCATGACCGGTTACAACGTCGAGCCGATCATCGCCGCGGAGTCTTCCGTGGTCGAATTGATCAATAAGTATTACGGCAAGGGAGCCCTGGCCGTCGTCGAGAAGACAATGACGATCGAGGCCAAAGACTATACCCTCTCGGAAGAAGATACGGGTGGTTTCCAAGGCCAGGATGAAGACAACGCCATGGTCTCGGTCGATGACTTCGATACCGTGGTGGGAGACGCCCTGGAGAACATCGATGTTGTCGAGGAGCAGCAGGATGACGGGGGAATCAAAGATGTCGATGCTCCTATCGTCAAGCTGGTCAACGGCGTCTTGGTCAATGCGATCAAAGTGGGCGCCAGCGATATTCATGTGGAGCCTTTTGAAACCGTTTTTCGGGTCCGGTTCCGGATCGACGGCTCGATGAAGACGATCATGAATCTTCCGATCAAGATCAAGAACGCCGTGGTCTCCCGTCTGAAGATCATGTCGAAGCTCGATATCGCGGAGCGCCGGCTCCCCCAGGACGGACGGATCAAACTGAAGCTCGGAAAGAAGAAAGAGGTCGATTTCCGTGTCTCCACCCTTCCCTGCCTCTTCGGGGAGAAGGTGGTGATGCGTATCCTCGATAAGGGAAACCTTTCCCTCGATTTGACCAAACTCGGTTTCGAAGAGGGGGCGCTGAAAGACTTTACGGAGGCGATCAACGCTCCGTATGGAATGGTGTTGGTGACCGGGCCGACCGGAAGCGGAAAGACGACCACCCTCTATTCCGCCCTGAGCACCATCAATACCACCGAAATCAATATCATGACGGCGGAAGATCCGGTGGAGTATAACCTGATGGGGATCAATCAGGTTCAGATGAAAGATGAAATCGGCCTGAATTTCGCGGCGGCCCTCCGATCGTTTCTCCGGCAAGATCCCGATGTCGTCATGGTCGGAGAGATCCGGGATTATGAGACGGCCGAGATCGGCGTCAAAGCGGCCCTCACCGGCCATCTGGTCTTATCGACCCTTCACACCAATGACGCCCCCGGTACGGTCAATCGTCTCCTCAACATGGGGATTGAGCCTTTTCTGGTCGCCTCCTCAGTCGTTCTCATCCTGGCGCAGCGGCTCGCCAGAAGAATCTGCGCCAAATGCAAGGAGCCCGATAGTCTCCCTCCCGATGCGCTTCTGAAGGCCGGTTTCAAACAGGAAGAGCTGAAAGGTTTGGTGATTTACAAGGGGAAGGGGTGTGATGTTTGCAACAAAACAGGCTACAAAGGGCGGGTGGCGCTCTATGAAGTAATGCCGGTGAAAGAGGAACTGAGAGAATTGATCCTCCAAGGGGCTTCCGCGGATGAGCTCAAAAAAAAGGCGATCTCTCTTGGGATGAAAACCCTTCGGATGAGCGGCTTATCGAAGGTCAAAGAGGGAATGACCACGATCGAAGAGGTGTTGGACAGCACGTTTGCGGATTAA
- a CDS encoding shikimate dehydrogenase, whose translation MTDLKPITGQTKIFGIFGHPITHTLSPLMHNAAFDALGLPYRYVPFEVHPDRLEGAVRGILPLGILGVNVTLPHKETIFPFLDEIDEEAGKIGAVNTIEVASGRLIGRNTDGRGFLESLQERNVDLSGKRVILLGAGGAAKGVAVALAQEPIAEMVIAARTASRGKALADRVTAVAPRLKTSLVGVDFGPGFPADSDRPTLLVNTTPLGMKQGDPSPFPPHLLDPRWSVADLIYRPEETPLLAAAKEAGATVVPGLGMLLHQGALAFEIWTKQKAPLSKMRQALQEALSLGPLLH comes from the coding sequence ATGACTGATTTGAAACCGATCACCGGCCAGACGAAAATCTTTGGAATCTTCGGGCACCCGATTACCCATACCCTTTCCCCACTGATGCACAACGCGGCTTTCGACGCCCTCGGTCTTCCCTATCGCTATGTCCCCTTCGAGGTCCATCCCGACCGGTTGGAAGGGGCGGTCAGGGGGATCCTCCCGCTGGGGATTCTCGGAGTGAATGTCACCCTTCCCCATAAGGAGACGATCTTCCCTTTTCTCGACGAGATCGACGAAGAGGCCGGGAAAATCGGCGCGGTCAACACGATCGAAGTCGCCTCGGGCCGGCTGATCGGCCGCAATACCGACGGGCGTGGCTTTCTCGAATCCCTTCAAGAAAGAAATGTCGATCTCTCTGGAAAGCGGGTGATTCTTCTGGGGGCCGGAGGGGCGGCGAAGGGGGTTGCGGTGGCGTTGGCGCAAGAGCCGATTGCGGAAATGGTGATCGCGGCGCGGACGGCGTCGCGCGGGAAAGCGCTGGCCGATCGAGTAACCGCCGTCGCGCCGCGTTTGAAGACATCCCTCGTCGGGGTCGATTTCGGCCCCGGTTTTCCGGCCGATTCGGATCGGCCGACCCTCTTGGTGAATACCACCCCCCTTGGAATGAAGCAAGGAGATCCCTCCCCCTTTCCGCCCCATCTGCTCGATCCCCGTTGGTCGGTCGCCGACCTGATCTATCGTCCTGAAGAGACCCCGCTCCTCGCCGCGGCGAAAGAGGCGGGCGCGACGGTCGTTCCGGGTCTCGGGATGCTCCTTCATCAAGGGGCCCTCGCCTTTGAAATCTGGACGAAGCAAAAAGCGCCCCTCTCCAAGATGAGGCAAGCCCTTCAAGAGGCGCTTTCTCTCGGTCCTCTTCTACATTGA
- a CDS encoding DUF512 domain-containing protein encodes MEQKGVRLSKNAGLTIEKVEPGSIAEAVGVEAGDRLISMNGREMKDVLDYRFVEGEEELLLELAKPNGEVWEVEVEKDLDEALGIDFPEMKIRSCPNKCFFCFVDQMPEGQRDTLYIRDEDYRFSFLFGNYITLTNLTRKDKERIFEQKMSPLYISVHTTDLELRRLMLVNPRARDILAEIREMTEHGIVLHTQIVLCPGINDGDYLVKSIEDLVKFYPSVGSLAVVPIGLTRHRQGLQALREVSVEGAREMIEWIKPWQRRFRKEIGYPFVFLADEWYTKAGLPFPPLEEYADLPQQGNGVGIVPLFLSDFEGMLPFLPKKISEPAQILMATGTSFSPFLTSCLKRVRIRGAEMEVVTVVNDFFGDSVTVAGLMSGRDIIRAVRQRTSDRFGNRILLLPSVALNEERNLFLDGMTPQDLEKELDLSVQVVSADAEGLMGFLQNIPVSQYR; translated from the coding sequence GTGGAACAAAAAGGGGTCCGTCTTTCAAAAAATGCGGGATTGACGATTGAGAAGGTCGAGCCCGGCAGCATTGCGGAAGCGGTCGGGGTGGAGGCCGGCGATCGGTTGATCAGCATGAACGGTAGAGAGATGAAGGATGTCCTCGACTACCGTTTTGTGGAAGGAGAAGAAGAACTCCTCCTGGAGCTGGCGAAGCCGAACGGCGAAGTGTGGGAGGTCGAAGTCGAAAAAGATCTCGATGAAGCGCTCGGAATCGACTTCCCGGAGATGAAGATCCGAAGCTGTCCGAACAAATGCTTCTTCTGTTTTGTCGATCAAATGCCGGAAGGACAGCGGGATACCCTCTATATCCGCGATGAAGATTACCGGTTTTCTTTCCTCTTCGGCAACTACATCACCCTGACGAATTTGACCCGGAAAGACAAAGAGCGGATCTTCGAGCAGAAGATGAGCCCCCTTTATATTTCGGTCCATACCACCGACCTGGAGCTGCGCCGCTTGATGCTGGTCAATCCGCGCGCGCGCGATATCCTGGCCGAAATACGCGAGATGACCGAACATGGAATTGTCCTTCACACGCAGATCGTTCTCTGTCCGGGCATTAACGACGGCGACTATCTGGTTAAAAGCATCGAGGATCTGGTGAAGTTCTACCCCTCGGTCGGATCGCTGGCAGTCGTCCCGATCGGCCTGACCCGGCATCGGCAGGGACTTCAAGCGCTTCGGGAGGTGAGCGTCGAGGGGGCGCGCGAGATGATCGAGTGGATCAAGCCGTGGCAGAGGCGGTTCCGGAAGGAGATCGGCTATCCGTTCGTCTTCCTGGCGGACGAATGGTATACCAAGGCGGGCCTTCCGTTCCCTCCCTTGGAAGAATATGCCGATCTCCCCCAGCAGGGAAACGGGGTCGGAATTGTCCCCCTTTTCCTGAGCGACTTCGAAGGGATGCTTCCTTTTTTACCGAAAAAGATCTCCGAGCCGGCCCAAATTCTCATGGCGACGGGGACCTCCTTTTCTCCTTTTTTAACGTCATGCCTGAAACGGGTTCGAATCCGTGGCGCGGAGATGGAGGTGGTGACCGTCGTCAACGATTTCTTCGGCGACTCGGTGACGGTGGCCGGGCTCATGTCCGGCAGGGATATCATCAGAGCGGTCCGACAGCGGACCTCGGATCGATTCGGAAACCGGATCCTTCTGCTCCCGTCGGTGGCCCTGAACGAGGAGCGAAACCTCTTCTTGGATGGGATGACGCCGCAAGATCTTGAAAAGGAATTGGATCTCTCCGTTCAGGTCGTCTCCGCCGATGCCGAAGGGCTGATGGGGTTTCTCCAAAATATTCCGGTCTCCCAGTACCGATAA